The segment GTCTCCCCGGATAAGGGCGTTCACCCCGTTGAATTTCCCAAGGGGAACCCTATTCAACAGGGTAAACTTCCGATGTTTGATCCGCGTCATTTACCGTGTCTCCTGTTCCCAGGGTTTTGACATTTTGTGCTGTCTTACCCGGAGACTCGGCCTTATATGACGTTTCTGTTCGTCGGCCCACATCTTTGCACTCCGGCTTACTTCAGACCTTACCTTGCGGCAGAGGCCATTGCCTTCAGCTAGTAAATCAGGCTAAATTATTTAGCTTAGGAACCATTACAGGGGACTTGAACCCCATAAGCTCACGCCCATGCCGGGCGTACACAAATCGTTGCACCTGACATTTTTCCGCTTCGCTTCAAAATGCAGGTGGACTCACACGTTAGATTTTGCAAGGATAATATAATGAAATCTCTACAAGTATTTTCACGAATTACCATAAGCATTTTTTGCATTGCTGCATCAATAGTTCTTTATAAGGTTGAAGTACTTGATCATCAATGGATTACCTTCAACAGAGATATAAACGGTTATGTCAATGGATGGTATACACCTGAAGATGCGATAACAAAAGGAAGATGGAATACTAACGACTGGGATTTTGAGATTTTATCTCGTGATTCCTTTAAAGTTCGAAAGCATGTGAATCCAATTACATGCTATTTAATTCCGCTTACTTTTCTTTATGGTGCAGTCGTTGTATTTGTACCATCTAAGAAATAGTGAATAAGTTTGACGAGATTTTATTAAACTCTTATAAAAAAATAAAAACATCTAACTTTTTCTTGCAGTGGGATTTTCAGCCACTGACGCGTCTGTAACCCCTTGAAGATGGTGTTATACACAAAAAAAGACAATGAAAGGAGTATTAAAATGGAACGATATGGCGATATAGATCGTGATTCTGGGGTCGTAGCATATGAAAATGGATCGGACTATATTCGTGTGCAATTCAGTGATGGATCTATATATCTTTATACCAATCGAAGCGCTGGGCAAAAACACATTAAAGAAATGAAAACATTAGCATCTCGCGGAGACGGATTAAATGCCTACATTAATAATCACGCAAGAAAATCATACGAAAGAAAAGAAAGATAAGAGGTGACTTAGCAATGGCAACACGTGAAGATATGATGGATTTGGATAGTTGTCTGTTTAAAGTCTAGAGAAGGCAAAGGATGGCCTAAGGATGTTTCAAAGTACATTTGGGACAACTATGAATCCTAACTAAGAGCTTCAGGTAATCTTCTCTATACTTGGCAGTACGATGTCAGGTGGGCTGCACAAAAGCTACGTAACAGTGGAGTTCTAAAGCCAGTTCCTGGCCGTCGTGATCTACCATGGGAATTGGCGTAAAAATGCATAACAAGGCGCTACACCGGAATTTTGTTACGCTGCGCTTCACAAAATCCAGTTCACTCAAACGTTAGCTGCCACAAGAATGATCATGGAAGAAAAGTACAAATTGGTAACAAATGAGCTTGATAAGGTTCTTAATAACCTTCCCGGTAAACTAGTAGCAATAGACGGGAGAGATAGGTCTGGAAAAACTACTCTTGGTAGATTTTTAGCATTTAATTACAATGTTTCTCTAATTGAAACTGATCTATTTCTTATCAAACAACAAGACTCGTTCACTTATGAAGACCAAATTAATCGCATTATTGAGCGACGTCTATCTATTCCAAGACCTGTAATAGTAGAGGGTGTAGCCATATTGAAATTGCTCGAAAAGCTTAAAAGAACGAAAGATTACCGAATTTATGTTGAGAATGAAGAATTTGAAGGTAGTCATGGGTTAAGTGAAAAATTTAAATAAATATGAAGAAAAATACAAACCAAAGGAGAGCGCTGATTTTGTTTTGCATCTTAAACACTAAAGCAGCAAACAAAGGTCACGTTGGGACGCAAACTACGCTGCGCTTCGTTTGCGCCGCACAGCTTGAACGTTAATGTTTCAAAAGACAAAGCCCATCACATGAATAGAATATGAGTGAAGATACGAAAAAAATGGATCCCAAGACAATTGGTCGCATAGATGAGCTTCTTGATTATGTGCATCATTTAGGGAAACTCAATCAAAAACCAATCTTCAGAATAGAAGAATATAAACAACTGTGCATATGGGAGCATGAGTTAAGAGGGAAAATCGGAATCCAGCATAATATTGTTGATGATGAAGGTGTTTCTGTCTGGTTGAGAATTGAGAGGTTAAAGAGGCTTCCACCACCACGCGTTCCAGAGCAAATAAAGGAATGGATTTCCATTGGAAATGACCCGGAAAATAGCCCGCAGATCAAAGAAAAATTAATCAAAACGCTGCCTGAATCTGAAGCTAGTAAACTTGTTGATGACGGGATTGTTAAAGATAATGATGTTATAGGTCCGCTAAACGAACAAATTGCCGAAATCAAAATGAAAGATGTCATTTTTCGGCTGGAAAATAATGAAAAGGTAAAAAAGGAAATTGATACCTACCTCAATGAGCAGTGGCTACCTTGGTCTGAAGAAGAAAAGCCACGCAGACAAACGATTAAAATATACGACTCACTATTTAGTCTGCAGCAAACTATTGAGGCGCAGGGTGATGAACAACCCATTGAATTAGTATGGGGCATCGGTATTGCGCGCTGGATATATGAGGGGCACAAAATTAATCACCCCTTACTGGAAAAGTCAATTGAAATCGAAGTTAATCGAAAGGATGGAGCAATATTCATACGCCCTAGGAATATTGAACCAACACTTTCTATAGGCGCGTTCTTCGCGCTGGAAAATCCTGGGGTGGATGCCTTATTGCGTTTTGAAAAGAAACACTTTTCTGAATTGTCAGAAGATATTGAGTTCTCCCCATATATTCATGAAAGTTTTGAACCACTGCTTCGCCAAGCATCAACTCACCTTAGTGAAAGTGGTACTTACTGGCCAGACGTCAATCCAAACAAGGAAAATCGAGAGCCGAATGAAATAAGTGAGATCCTCGAGATAACAGATAGCTGGGTAATTTTTGCGCGGCCCAGAAGTACAACGGGGTTTATTCAGGACATTGAGCGTTTCAAGAAAAAACTCGAAGAATACAAGGAATCAGAAAAACAAATTCCGAATCCAGCAAAGAGACTTGTAACAGAATTATCAAATGAAAGACTATTGCAAACAAGTGGTGGTTTTTTATCTGATGGTGGAATGTCATCATCTGCGTCAGGGGGTTCCTCCACGGACAGGAATAAATCAGAGCTATATTTCCCTAAGCCATTCAATGACTCACAAGTTCAAATAATAGATCGGCTTGAAGAAAACGACGGGGTTGTAGTCCAGGGTCCTCCCGGTACAGGTAAAACACACACAATCGCGAATATCATATGCCATTATTTGGCTACAGGACGGAGAGTGTTGGTTACCTCCAAGGGCGAGCCTGCATTGTCTGTGCTGCAAGAGCAAATACCTGAAGAATTGAGAAGTCTTACGATAAGTCTTCTTACAAATGAAAGACAGGGAATGAAGCAGCTTGAGTCTGCTGTTGAATTGTTGGCTGGCTTGGTTAGCCAGAGGAGCTTACGTGAATTAAAACAAGAAGCGGAATCGAGTGAATTAAGAGTTAAACAACTCAAAAGAGAAATTTACCAGATTGACACACAAATCGAAGAATGGGGATTAAAACAGCTCAAGCCTGTGCCAAAAAAATTAACTGAAGCAAATTATGAGATTACGGCTATGGAATTGGCTCAGCAGCTTATCAGCGACCCAGGAGAACATGACTGGCTACCCGATGAGCTTGGAGTATCTGAAAAATACACACCAAAATTCACTGATTCAGATATTGCAAAAATCAAAAATGCACGCCGCAAGGTTGGTGAAGATATTGTATATGTGGGCAAGGTTCTTCCAAGCATACAGGATTTACCTGATAGTGCGAATATAGCGGCTATTCATGATGATTTGTCAACTGCTGCAAGAATAGACAATGAATCAAAAAGTAATCACATTCCACTTCTTGCTGTTTCAGTCGAAAAATCCGTTGATCGTGCAAGGCAACTGATTAAACCTTTGCAAGAACTGAGTGGGCTTCTTGAACAATTTGAAAACCATCGTTGGCTGGAAAAGCTATTTTATTCATGGGTTGGGGAAAAAGCGGCACCTAATGGAAATGTCGAATTATTTAATATCTTATTCGAATCTTTATCTGCCTTAATGGAGCAGCGCCAGATATTTGTTAAAACTCTTGTAGAAATGCCCAATCCATCTTCATGCTTTGAAGATATAAATGGGGCATTGAATAATCTAGTAATTGGAAAAAGAGCATTCGGTGTTTTTTCTTTTGGTAATAAAGAAGCCAAAACGATTATTGAACACGTGAAAATTGATGGGGAGAAACCAAAAGATAAAGAACAGTGGCAATTGATTCTGGACTATGTGAATTTTCAGGAAAGCATGAAAAAATTCATTATTAAATGGAATCATGCCGGTCAGGAACTTGAATTGCCAGAACTGGAATACCGTTACGGAAGTCTATTTAGGGATCTTCAGGATATACAAACATTACTTTTAGATACAAAAAAAATAGCAAAACAATTGACGTCAATTAAAAAGGAGATTTTAGATCTTTTTCCTCATGGTATAGATGTTTCCAATATTGTACGAAGCAGACAGGAAATAGACAAAGTGATTCAAGCGGTTGAGCTAAATACCTCGCGTATAAGATTAGGTGCTCAACGGCTTAAACTTCAGGATTTAGCGGAAAAGCTTATACAATCTGAAAGTGATATATCTAATAATATAAAAACTTTCATAGAAAATACTATTGGTAATCCAGCGTTTTCATCAGACAGAATTATCCAGGAGTGGCAGAATTTAGTTTCCGAATTAAAAAGAATCAATGATCTTTTTGGGTACTTACGTGACATCGAAAATATAACAGACAAAATATCTGAATCCGGTGCGTCTCTGTGGGCTAAAAGGCTTAAATCAGAGCCATTACTTCGTAATGACGATGAGTTGACCCCGGTTACTTGGTATGAGACATGGAAGTGGAAACAACGAAAGCAATACCTGAAAGAAATTGATGGGCGTGAGCAACTCAAGGAGCTTTCAACAAGAAGATCGAACCTTGATAGCGATCTTAGGAAGACGTTTTCTGAGCTTGTACGTTTAAAAACTAACATTGGTTTACATTTGAGCATGACAGAACGTGTTCAAGGGGCCTTGATGCGGTTTATTTCTTCTGTTTCAAAAATTGGCAAGGGGACAGGAAAAAGAGCGCCAAGACATCGGAGAGATGCTTACCGCGCAATGCAAGATTGTTATAGTGGCGTACCATGCTGGATTATGCCCTCATGGCGAGTAAGTGAGAGCCTGCCGTCAGATTACGGCTCATTCGATTTGGTAATTATTGATGAGGCATCGCAATCTGACATAACCGCTTTACCGGCAATACTGAGAGCCAAAAAACTCCTTATCGTTGGCGATGATAAACAAGTTAGCCCAACAGCCGCTTTCCTTGCTGAGGAAAAAATACTACAGCTTAAACATAACTTCCTTAGAGACCAGCCCTTTGCTGAGCTACTTCTGCCGGGGGTTTCAATATATGATCTCGCTAATGCTGTATTTCCGGGACAGCGTACTATGTTGACTGAGCATTTTCGATGTGTGGAGCCGATTATTCGGTTTAGTATGCAGTTCTATAACGAGCCGTTAATACCACTCAGGATACCGAAATCATCTGAAAAACTAACGCCGCCATTGATCGATGTGTATGTAAAAGGGGGGCGCCGAAATGAGCGGAACAAAATTAATGAATTAGAAGCAGATGCTATTATATCTGAAATACAAACGCTGGTGTCTGATCCAAGATACAAGGGCCGGAGTATTGGTGTAGTGTCACTGATTGGCGCACAGCAGGCAAAATATATACAGGATCAGTTATTGATTGAATTAAGTGAAGACACATATCAGGATTATCAGATTGCCTGTGGTGACCCCGCTACTTTCCAGGGAAAAGAACGAGATATTATGTTTTTATCTATGGTGGTTGGCCCTGGGCAGGGTGCTGTAATGACCAAAAGGGAATATGAACAGCGTATGAATGTGGCTTTATCCAGAGCAAGGGATCGCATGTATCTTTACAGAAGTATTCAAGAATCCGATTTAAACAATGAATCAGATTTGCGTTTAAAAATACTCCGTCATTTTGCATCACCCATGCCACATAATGAGGCTGTTGATAATCCTGTTGATCTATGTGATTCTGAATTTGAAAGGGATGTATACCGGAGGTTAATTGAGAAAGGTTATAACGTTACACCACAGGTAAGAGTAGGCACTTATTCAATTGACCTGGTTGTTGAAGGAGAAAATGACCGTAGACTAGCAATCGAATTAGACGGCGACAAATATCACCCACCTGAAAAATGGATGGAAGACTGGAAACGGCAAAGAACCATGGAGCGAGTTGGCTGGAAGTTCTGGCGATGCTGGGGTTCAAGCTACAAAATAGACCCTGAAGGTTGCATCGAAGATTTAATAGGCGTACTAAATAGTATGCAAATATATCCATGTAATATTACAAGTAGTTCAAATATTTATACCGAACAAAGAGTATATGAAACGGCGGTTGAACATAATTAGCTTGATTTTAGTTGTGAGGTTTCAAGACATTCGCTACACTTTTAGCTGCTGGTTTTGACTTTTATATGGGTATAATAATCGTATGAAAGAATCAGTTAAAAAGATAAAGCAGAGGAAAAAATGGA is part of the Desulfovulcanus ferrireducens genome and harbors:
- a CDS encoding AAA domain-containing protein, coding for MSEDTKKMDPKTIGRIDELLDYVHHLGKLNQKPIFRIEEYKQLCIWEHELRGKIGIQHNIVDDEGVSVWLRIERLKRLPPPRVPEQIKEWISIGNDPENSPQIKEKLIKTLPESEASKLVDDGIVKDNDVIGPLNEQIAEIKMKDVIFRLENNEKVKKEIDTYLNEQWLPWSEEEKPRRQTIKIYDSLFSLQQTIEAQGDEQPIELVWGIGIARWIYEGHKINHPLLEKSIEIEVNRKDGAIFIRPRNIEPTLSIGAFFALENPGVDALLRFEKKHFSELSEDIEFSPYIHESFEPLLRQASTHLSESGTYWPDVNPNKENREPNEISEILEITDSWVIFARPRSTTGFIQDIERFKKKLEEYKESEKQIPNPAKRLVTELSNERLLQTSGGFLSDGGMSSSASGGSSTDRNKSELYFPKPFNDSQVQIIDRLEENDGVVVQGPPGTGKTHTIANIICHYLATGRRVLVTSKGEPALSVLQEQIPEELRSLTISLLTNERQGMKQLESAVELLAGLVSQRSLRELKQEAESSELRVKQLKREIYQIDTQIEEWGLKQLKPVPKKLTEANYEITAMELAQQLISDPGEHDWLPDELGVSEKYTPKFTDSDIAKIKNARRKVGEDIVYVGKVLPSIQDLPDSANIAAIHDDLSTAARIDNESKSNHIPLLAVSVEKSVDRARQLIKPLQELSGLLEQFENHRWLEKLFYSWVGEKAAPNGNVELFNILFESLSALMEQRQIFVKTLVEMPNPSSCFEDINGALNNLVIGKRAFGVFSFGNKEAKTIIEHVKIDGEKPKDKEQWQLILDYVNFQESMKKFIIKWNHAGQELELPELEYRYGSLFRDLQDIQTLLLDTKKIAKQLTSIKKEILDLFPHGIDVSNIVRSRQEIDKVIQAVELNTSRIRLGAQRLKLQDLAEKLIQSESDISNNIKTFIENTIGNPAFSSDRIIQEWQNLVSELKRINDLFGYLRDIENITDKISESGASLWAKRLKSEPLLRNDDELTPVTWYETWKWKQRKQYLKEIDGREQLKELSTRRSNLDSDLRKTFSELVRLKTNIGLHLSMTERVQGALMRFISSVSKIGKGTGKRAPRHRRDAYRAMQDCYSGVPCWIMPSWRVSESLPSDYGSFDLVIIDEASQSDITALPAILRAKKLLIVGDDKQVSPTAAFLAEEKILQLKHNFLRDQPFAELLLPGVSIYDLANAVFPGQRTMLTEHFRCVEPIIRFSMQFYNEPLIPLRIPKSSEKLTPPLIDVYVKGGRRNERNKINELEADAIISEIQTLVSDPRYKGRSIGVVSLIGAQQAKYIQDQLLIELSEDTYQDYQIACGDPATFQGKERDIMFLSMVVGPGQGAVMTKREYEQRMNVALSRARDRMYLYRSIQESDLNNESDLRLKILRHFASPMPHNEAVDNPVDLCDSEFERDVYRRLIEKGYNVTPQVRVGTYSIDLVVEGENDRRLAIELDGDKYHPPEKWMEDWKRQRTMERVGWKFWRCWGSSYKIDPEGCIEDLIGVLNSMQIYPCNITSSSNIYTEQRVYETAVEHN